In one Corythoichthys intestinalis isolate RoL2023-P3 chromosome 16, ASM3026506v1, whole genome shotgun sequence genomic region, the following are encoded:
- the scaf1 gene encoding splicing factor, arginine/serine-rich 19 — protein MDLTSASGLKRRLPSASSPSSKREIVKSPPCRSPSLSRSSPSSDRSSPSSTSSSPCAKSSVLPNHVQGQTCASELVRVSSTSASLAKSSLSTSKGTFAESFPHTLLQSSDDYQEEGTKKEMYDPFHPTEGEKDGKIEEDGEKYDPFEPTGSPASDDDDENKEIKEELANTDREIEDDKDEDPPDSTDIFCDPLSPPLDTQLPHRRRVDYSSTKTRVKKERTDSDHSEIEEGEIVVAIERDVGTKRTAGENLSLNSPKITFFDPKPERILRVLDGDGFVSVCADSNWEVDREPAAEPVVGVEDLRRKLVSKRKERYLAFPGSSPLTCQLPPSASPPAEAIPSSPLAPSAEQGSTSHKSSKGSKDQTRQRSKDRKAREKDEKKKKRRKDKEGGRERSREKKPGDKTHKEDKSRRSSRSSSRKRKKTHHSSPEASKSRNSSRREEHSRHSFSSFSVERHRERDREKDRDRGRDRDRKTERDRQREREKSRTISQKRDETDSRHLSSRTEERNRKGIFHSSSREREISKRPRRSRERRETLRAREHERERRRDGRPVVPPSIQDLNGSDLFAIKRTITVTTTTTTTTVPGSPILTQASPCRIVQDLDMSHKRKKKRRWHSGGEEMDRGTCRSRSQSLSPLRYHSYESDRYSDKLEIDMLSLDGEALDSDYPSLEDTPPPALPPDPPAPSPKSKTTPKTERQHPKKKSRTSKKLTQSSSSSSSSKTKGKGLSSLSVTSDSASVSTGLPVAKRTRKVGKEKVWDKKDLGRSSKSKKESSGRKGKLQSKVSVLVREGVSSTTGTSVGSGKLGMDLLGPGGAGGVSGGSVVGGSIAVVFCRDNESRSPFLKPCTEPLSGGVRNKDLTSMGKRNSLAAPPPSLASPVGIKSKKTKPASITSTSSSTSSPSSTLVTKRRRRVIKKVREKDGASDMAAGDGSKSKMTSEGWSGVSQEVLSVAVDGSKPISPHSGQTGPAPCSSSSSSSSFTSVLPPSSSPPRTPPLSMAPSRDTRESSPDSQTVDSSCKTPEPSFLVEECPTQTSPMLPPSSPPSPSEPQGSTPTIMQPPSENATISVASPPSSSSVGGGLGSLSLPLSSSDPSSSSVSSSSASKLPPQSPLAAPVLPWSLQTGVDCTAGGVLALTALLFKMEEANIASRAKAQEFIQATSQILSQANQSQSQAPPAASLTSSQIPPPPPTLPPPPGLSPAQFILQSSLPLVGCTKTPPSHLHPTLGGGCAQTPPPSVHVGLPGFTGSSGDAFWDNESKDPDKYLKKLHTQERAVEEVKLAIKPYYQRKDINKDDYKDILRKAVHKICHSRTGEINPVKVSNLVKLYVQRYKYFRKHGRKMDEEERDDREQGGAF, from the exons ATGGACCTGACATCAGCATCCGGCCTTAAAAGGAGGCTTCCCTCCGCCTCCTCACCCTCTTCCAAAAGAGAGATTGTCAAAAGCCCTCCTTGTCGCTCACCCTCTTTGTCCCGGTCTTCGCCATCATCTGATAGGTCTTCACCTTCGTCCACGTCCTCATCTCCCTGTGCCAAATCATCGGTTCTCCCGAACCATGTACAAGGTCAAACTTGTGCATCAGAACTGGTGAGGGTGTCCTCCACATCTGCCTCCCTTGCAAAGTCATCTCTTTCTACATCCAAAGGCACTTTTGCGGAGTCTTTTCCTCACACTTTGTTACAGTCGAGTGATGATTATCAAGAGGAAGGTACAAAAAAGGAGATGTATGACCCTTTCCAtcctactgagggagaaaaggATGGAAAGATTGAGGAAGATGGCGAGAAGTATGACCCATTTGAGCCCACTGGTTCTCCAGCatcagacgacgacgacgaaaACAAGGAAATAAAAGAAGAGCTGGCGAATACGGACAGAGAAATTGAGGACGACAAAGATGAGGACCCTCCAGATTCTACTGACATTTTCTGTGACCCTCTGAGCCCTCCGTTGGATACCCAGCTCCCTCACAGAAGGCGAGTTGACTACAGCAGTACTAAAACTCGAGTTAAAAAAGAAAGGACCGACTCCGACCATTCTGAAATTGAAGAGGGAGAGATCGTTGTGGCTATTGAGAGAGATGTTGGCACTAAGAGAACGGCAGGAGAAAATCTCTCTTTGAATTCTCCTAAGATCACGTTCTTTGATCCAAAACCAGAGCGCATCCTACGTGTGCTAGATGGAGATGGATTTGTGTCTGTATGTGCTGACAGCAATTGGGAGGTGGACAGGGAGCCAGCGGCTGAGCCTGTTGTAGGAGTGGAGGATCTGAGAAGGAAACTGGTCAGCAAGAGGAAGGAAAGATATCTTGCCTTTCCTGGTTCTTCACCACTCACTTGTCAACTGCCACCTTCAGCTTCTCCTCCTGCTGAAGCCATACCTTCATCTCCTCTCGCACCttctgctgagcaaggaagcacGAGTCACAAGTCATCCAAAGGTTCCAAGGATCAGACCAGACAGAGAAGCAAGGATAGGAAGGCTCGGGAGAAGGatgagaagaaaaagaaaagaaggaAAGACAAAGAGGGAGGTCGTGAAAGGAGCAGAGAAAAGAAGCCTGGGGATAAGACTCACAAGGAGGACAAAAGTAGGAGAAGCAGCAGAAGTAGTAGTCGGAAGAGGAAGAAAACTCATCACAGCAGCCCAGAGGCTTCAAAATCACGCAACTCTTCTAGACGAGAGGAACACAGCAGACACTCGTTCTCTAGTTTTTCTGTGGAACGCCACAGAGAGCGCGATAGAGAAAAAGATAGAGACAGAGGTAGAGACCGAGACAGAAAAACGGAACGAGAcaggcagagagagagagaaaaaagccGGACCATTAGCCAGAAAAGAGATGAAACAGATTCCAGACATTTGAGCTCAAGGACAGAGGAGAGGAATCGGAAGGGAATTTTTCATTCAAGCAGTAGAGAGCGGGAAATTTCAAAGAGGCCTAGAAGAAGCAGAGAAAGAAGAGAAACCTTAAGAGCTCGGGAGCATGAGAGGGAACGTCGCCGGGATGGGCGTCCTGTTGTCCCGCCATCGATTCAGGACCTTAATGGTTCTGATCTTTTTGCCATCAAGCGAACCATAACAGTCACTACCACCACAACCACTACCACTGTACCTGGCTCTCCTATACTTACTCAGGCCTCGCCATGTCGCATTGTACAGGACTTAGATATGTCCCACAAGAGAAAGAAGAAGAGGAGATGGCACTCAGGTGGAGAGGAGATGGACAGGGGAACTTGTCGTAGCCGTTCACAGTCACTCTCTCCTCTGCGGTATCACAGCTATGAGTCCGACCGCTATTCTGATAAATTAGAGATAGATATGTTGTCTTTAGATGGTGAGGCTTTGGACTCAGACTACCCATCCTTGGAGGATACACCTCCACCGGCTCTTCCTCCAGACCCACCTGCCCCTAGTCCCAAATCTAAAACGACCCCAAAGACTGAACGGCAACACCCGAAAAAGAAAAGTCGCACATCAAAGAAATTGACTCAATCATCCTCATCCTCTTCTTCTAGTAAAACTAAAGGCAAAGGCCTGTCTTCGCTTTCAGTCACTTCCGATTCTGCTTCTGTTTCAACTGGCCTTCCTGTAGCCAAGAGAACCAGAAAGGTAGGGAAAGAGAAAGTGTGGGACAAAAAGGATTTGGGTCGCTCCAGCAAATCTAAGAAAGAAAGCAGCGGTCGGAAAGGCAAACTTCAGTCCAAAGTGTCAGTTTTAGTGCGTGAGGGTGTAAGCAGCACCACTGGGACATCAGTTGGCTCTGGTAAGCTAGGTATGGACCTCCTCGGTCCTGGTGGTGCTGGAGGAGTCTCTGGAGGGTCTGTGGTGGGTGGTTCGATTGCTGTAGTCTTCTGCAGAGATAACGAGAGCAGGTCACCATTCCTCAAACCTTGCACTGAGCCTCTGTCGGGAGGAGTTCGCAATAAAGATCTGACTAGTATGGGCAAGCGAAATAGCCTAGCAGCGCCACCACCCTCTTTAGCCAGTCCTGTGGGAATCAAATCGAAAAAAACAAAGCCTGCCTCTATCACATCCACTTCATCCTCTACCTCCTCCCCTTCATCGACTTTGGTTACCAAGCGCCGCCGCCGCGTAATTAAGAAAGTCCGGGAAAAAGATGGAGCGTCAGATATGGCCGCTGGAGATGGAAGTAAATCAAAAATGACTTCTGAAGGCTGGAGTGGAGTTTCTCAAGAGGTTCTTTCGGTTGCCGTGGATGGAAGCAAGCCCATTAGTCCACATTCTGGCCAAACTGGCCCTGCTCCTTGTTCGtcatcctcttcttcctcctcctttaCAAGTGTGCTCCCGCCCTCTTCTTCACCACCCCGTACACCTCCACTTTCTATGGCTCCTTCACGGGACACCAGGGAATCTTCACCAGATTCTCAGACAGTGGACAGCAGCTGCAAGACCCCAGAGCCTTCTTTCCTCGTTGAGGAATGCCCCACCCAAACCAGCCCCATGCTTCCGCCGTCCAGTCCACCGAGCCCGTCTGAGCCCCAGGGGTCTACACCTACCATCATGCAGCCCCCTTCAGAAAATGCAACCATTTCTGTGGCCTCGCCCCCTTCTTCTTCGTCAGTAGGAGGTGGTCTTGGTTCCCTTTCGCTACCTTTGTCCTCGTCAGACCCCTCTTCCTCCTCGGTGTCTTCGTCATCTGCCAGTAAGCTTCCTCCACAGTCTCCTCTGGCGGCTCCTGTTCTACCATGGAGTCTTCAGACAGGAGTGGACTGCACAGCTGGAGGGGTTCTTGCAT TAACTGCCCTACTCTTCAAAATGGAGGAAGCAAATATTGCCAGCAGAGCAAAAGCTCAAGAGTTCATCCAAGCGACCAGCCAG ATCCTCTCACAAGCAAACCAGAGCCAGTCTCAGGCTCCCCCGGCCGCTTCCTTGACCTCCTCCCAGATTCCTCCTCCCCCTCCCACTCTGCCCCCGCCACCTGGATTGAGCCCAGCACAGTTCATCCTCCAAAGCTCCCTGCCGTTGGTTGGTTGCACCAAAACGCCACCCTCTCACTTGCACCCCACCCTTGGTGGCGGATGCGCACAGACGCCCCCACCTTCTGTGCATGTTGGGCTGCCAGGATTTACTGGGAGCTCTGGGGATgctttttgggacaatgaaagtaaagaccCTGATAAG taCCTGAAGAAGCTCCACACTCAGGAGCGGGCAGTGGAAGAAGTGAAGCTTGCTATCAAGCCGTACTATCAGCGCAAAGATATCAACAAGGATGACTACAAAGATATCCTCAGAAAAGCTGTTCACAAG